In a genomic window of Allomeiothermus silvanus DSM 9946:
- a CDS encoding metal-sensitive transcriptional regulator, which translates to MMNTTDLSEESLESILKRLRRIEGQVRGLQKMIEAGRPCEEVLTQMSATKKAMEAASNTILREFLTLCATDIARGDTKKPEQIAVLLRKFAS; encoded by the coding sequence ATCATGAACACCACGGATCTCAGCGAGGAGAGCCTGGAGAGCATTCTCAAGCGCCTGCGCCGAATCGAAGGTCAGGTGCGGGGTTTGCAGAAGATGATCGAAGCCGGTCGACCCTGCGAGGAAGTGCTGACCCAGATGAGCGCCACCAAAAAAGCCATGGAGGCGGCTTCCAACACCATACTCCGGGAGTTTCTCACCCTCTGCGCCACCGATATCGCCCGTGGAGATACCAAAAAACCCGAACAGATCGCGGTGCTGCTGCGCAAGTTTGCCAGCTAA
- the prfB gene encoding peptide chain release factor 2 (programmed frameshift), which yields MDLETLQHRLDALRGYLDIAGKESRLRELEVKLNDPHLWDNPTEAKAISQEATRLRKAVENYRRLESDLQGLLELWPELSAEERAQMQPELDKAGRELEDLYHQTLLSFPYAENAAIVTIKPGAGGTEACDWAEMLYRMYTRFAERHGFKVEVVDVEPGAEAGIDLAQFIVRGEYAYGLLSAEAGVHRLVRPSPFNAQGKRQTSFAALEVMPEVDESVEVAINPEDLRIDVMRSQGKGGQGVNTTDSAVRVVHLPTGIMVKCQITRSQQKNKELAMNILRSKLFEIEWKKKQEELARLKGESRPNEWGSQIRSYVLDKQYVKDHRTGEMRHDPENVLDGDLENLVWAGLEWKAGRRETVAVGDEE from the exons ATGGACCTAGAAACCCTCCAGCACCGACTCGATGCCCTCCGGGGGTATCTT GACATCGCCGGCAAAGAATCCCGCCTGAGAGAGCTAGAAGTAAAGCTCAACGACCCTCATCTTTGGGATAACCCTACCGAGGCTAAAGCGATCAGCCAGGAAGCTACCCGGCTGCGTAAGGCGGTGGAAAACTACCGCAGGCTAGAGTCCGACCTGCAAGGCTTGCTCGAGCTATGGCCGGAACTGAGCGCAGAAGAACGCGCGCAGATGCAGCCCGAACTGGACAAAGCGGGCCGCGAGCTGGAAGACCTCTACCATCAGACCCTGCTCTCCTTCCCCTACGCCGAGAACGCCGCCATCGTGACCATCAAGCCCGGCGCGGGTGGAACCGAAGCCTGCGACTGGGCGGAGATGCTCTACCGGATGTACACCCGCTTCGCCGAACGGCACGGCTTCAAAGTAGAGGTCGTGGACGTAGAACCGGGGGCCGAGGCAGGCATTGATCTAGCCCAGTTCATCGTGCGGGGCGAGTATGCCTACGGGCTGCTCTCGGCGGAGGCCGGGGTACACCGGCTGGTGCGCCCGTCACCGTTCAACGCTCAGGGCAAGCGGCAGACCAGCTTCGCAGCGCTCGAGGTAATGCCGGAGGTAGACGAATCGGTGGAGGTAGCCATCAACCCCGAAGACCTCCGTATCGACGTAATGCGCTCGCAGGGCAAGGGCGGGCAGGGGGTAAACACTACCGACAGTGCAGTGCGGGTAGTGCACCTACCCACCGGGATCATGGTTAAGTGCCAGATCACCCGTAGTCAGCAGAAGAACAAAGAACTCGCCATGAACATCCTGCGCTCAAAACTTTTTGAGATCGAATGGAAGAAGAAGCAGGAGGAACTGGCCCGGCTCAAGGGCGAGTCACGCCCCAACGAGTGGGGCAGCCAGATCCGGAGTTACGTACTGGACAAGCAGTACGTCAAGGATCACCGCACCGGCGAGATGCGCCACGACCCCGAGAACGTGTTGGACGGCGACCTGGAGAATTTGGTGTGGGCCGGGCTGGAGTGGAAGGCCGGGCGGCGGGAGACGGTGGCGGTGGGGGACGAGGAGTAA
- a CDS encoding AAA family ATPase has protein sequence MVTSELQKSIERALEIAYERGHEYVGLEHLLLALLDDADAKRLLQRCEVDLMALRGELETLLAEFENLAGVHPTPTTAFQRVLQRAVAQMRSAGREQANGANVLVSIMDERQSRVFGLLEDFGLSRYRLTRAIAREAPPSGASSESQPSEAEEGGVARNPLEAYCTDLTAQARAGKLDPLIGRKAELERILTVLSRRQKNNPLLVGDPGVGKTALVEGLAQRIVAGEVPESVQGAEVFALDMGALLAGTRYRGDFEERLKAVVKALLAKPKAILFIDEIHTIVGAGSTTGSVVDASNLLKPVLTGQLACVGATTYSEYKHFERDRAIARRFQKIDVLEPTHEEAVQILEGMRPKLEAHHQLTYTKPALERAVELAARHLSDRRLPDSALDVLDEAGAAQALAKKRKNKLGVEDIEATVARMARIPPKSLSKDDQAVLANLEAELSAEIYGQPNAVKEVASAIKLARAGLRDPHKPIGAYLFAGPTGVGKTELARQLALKLGVPLLRFDMSEYMEKHTVSRLIGAPPGYVGFEQGGLLTDAVLQNPHCVLLLDEIEKAHPDLFALLLQVMDYGKLTDHNGKTVDFRSTLLIMTTNAGAAEASEARIGFFREAKAEAADEAIQRLFTPEFRNRLDAIVQFAPLSPEIMGQIVDKNLRALEAQLRKRKVTITLSPEARQWLAEKGYDPAMGARPLARLIQERIKKPLAELLLFGPLKQGGNLAIGVKDGELELNTAS, from the coding sequence ATGGTCACCAGCGAACTGCAAAAATCTATCGAACGCGCCCTGGAGATCGCCTATGAGCGGGGGCATGAGTATGTGGGCCTCGAGCACCTTTTGCTGGCCCTCCTCGACGACGCCGACGCCAAACGGTTGTTGCAGCGCTGCGAAGTAGATTTAATGGCTTTGCGCGGCGAACTCGAGACCCTCCTGGCCGAATTCGAAAACCTGGCCGGAGTGCACCCGACCCCCACTACCGCCTTCCAGCGGGTGCTCCAGCGGGCGGTGGCCCAGATGCGCTCGGCGGGGCGCGAACAGGCCAACGGGGCCAACGTGTTAGTCTCCATCATGGATGAGCGGCAATCGCGGGTATTCGGCCTTTTGGAAGACTTCGGACTAAGCCGCTACCGCCTTACCCGCGCCATCGCGCGCGAGGCCCCGCCCAGCGGAGCCAGCAGCGAAAGCCAACCCTCCGAAGCCGAAGAAGGGGGGGTGGCCCGGAACCCGCTCGAGGCCTACTGTACCGACCTTACCGCGCAAGCCAGGGCCGGGAAGCTCGACCCCCTGATCGGGCGCAAGGCCGAACTCGAGCGCATCCTCACCGTGCTCTCGCGCCGCCAGAAGAATAACCCCCTCTTGGTGGGGGATCCGGGGGTGGGCAAAACCGCTCTGGTCGAGGGTTTGGCCCAGCGCATCGTGGCGGGGGAAGTTCCCGAGAGTGTACAGGGGGCCGAGGTCTTCGCGCTCGACATGGGGGCTTTGCTGGCCGGGACCCGCTACCGCGGCGACTTCGAAGAGCGGCTCAAGGCCGTGGTCAAGGCGCTCTTGGCCAAGCCCAAGGCCATCTTGTTCATCGACGAGATCCACACCATCGTGGGGGCGGGTTCCACCACCGGCAGCGTGGTGGACGCCTCGAACCTTTTAAAGCCGGTACTGACCGGGCAGCTGGCCTGCGTAGGGGCCACCACCTATAGCGAGTACAAGCACTTCGAGCGGGACCGGGCCATCGCCCGGCGCTTCCAGAAGATAGACGTGCTCGAGCCCACCCACGAGGAGGCGGTGCAGATCCTGGAGGGGATGCGGCCTAAGCTCGAGGCCCACCACCAGCTCACCTACACCAAACCCGCCCTCGAGCGCGCCGTCGAACTCGCCGCCCGTCACCTTTCGGATCGCCGCTTGCCCGACTCGGCCTTGGACGTGCTGGATGAGGCCGGGGCGGCCCAAGCCCTGGCCAAGAAGCGCAAGAACAAGCTCGGGGTGGAAGACATTGAGGCCACCGTGGCCCGCATGGCTCGCATCCCCCCCAAGTCGCTCTCGAAGGACGACCAAGCGGTGCTGGCGAACCTCGAGGCCGAACTTTCCGCTGAGATCTACGGGCAGCCGAACGCAGTCAAGGAAGTAGCCAGTGCCATCAAGCTGGCCCGGGCCGGACTACGTGACCCACACAAGCCCATCGGGGCTTACCTTTTCGCCGGGCCTACCGGGGTGGGCAAGACCGAACTCGCCCGCCAGTTGGCGCTCAAACTGGGTGTACCGCTCTTGCGCTTCGACATGTCAGAGTACATGGAAAAGCACACCGTCTCGCGGCTGATCGGCGCGCCCCCCGGCTACGTGGGCTTCGAGCAGGGTGGCCTCCTCACCGACGCGGTGCTACAAAACCCGCACTGCGTGCTGCTTTTGGACGAGATCGAGAAGGCCCACCCGGACCTCTTCGCCCTCCTCCTGCAGGTCATGGACTACGGCAAGCTCACCGACCACAACGGCAAAACCGTGGACTTCCGCAGCACCTTGCTCATCATGACCACTAACGCCGGGGCCGCCGAGGCCAGCGAGGCCCGCATCGGCTTCTTTCGCGAGGCCAAGGCTGAGGCTGCCGACGAAGCGATCCAGCGGCTTTTTACCCCGGAGTTCAGGAACCGCCTCGACGCCATCGTGCAGTTCGCCCCCTTGAGCCCTGAGATTATGGGCCAGATCGTGGACAAGAACCTGAGGGCGCTCGAGGCTCAGCTCCGGAAGCGCAAGGTGACCATCACCCTCAGCCCCGAAGCCCGGCAGTGGCTGGCCGAGAAGGGCTACGACCCCGCGATGGGGGCGCGCCCCCTGGCCCGGCTCATCCAGGAGCGCATCAAGAAACCGCTGGCCGAGTTGCTCCTTTTCGGGCCCCTCAAGCAGGGGGGCAACCTGGCCATCGGGGTGAAGGACGGGGAACTCGAGCTAAATACAGCGTCGTAG
- the dnaX gene encoding DNA polymerase III subunit gamma/tau yields the protein MSALYRQARPTTFDEVVGQEHVKEVLLSAIRTGRLAQAYLFSGPRGVGKTSSARLIAQAVNCIAQADKPCGVCEGCRLVREGNHPDVLEIDAASNNSVEDVRELRERILLAPLLGSRKVVILDEAHMMSKSAFNALLKTLEEPPEHVIFIFATTEPERMPPTILSRTQHFRFRRLSEAEIVQKLSRILKTMDREAEPAALQLVARIADGAMRDAESLLDRLLALEVPITLAQTEAALGLPPQEALWGLAEALEQGQIRQALSDAQNLYTQGFAARTLAQGLLEAFRAGLYAKMGLGTGPRLESSEEKLVAAMTALDESLERLLKRSDALALELAVLTAFQALHAQAPGVAETSSTSTQPVTPNKSSLPDFNPVGRGAPDTGRKPPETLPASSTHPPEPVPSPQMAINLAQAWRNVLGALKINQRAFFREALPHLEGQKLVLVFPEKASFHYQSAQKSLEAIQTAVREVMGDLEVSLVLQGEKKKS from the coding sequence GTGAGCGCTCTTTACCGCCAAGCCCGCCCCACCACTTTCGATGAGGTGGTGGGCCAGGAGCATGTCAAGGAAGTGCTCCTGAGCGCGATTCGGACGGGACGGCTGGCCCAGGCTTATCTGTTCTCGGGGCCGCGGGGGGTGGGTAAGACCAGCAGCGCCCGGCTTATCGCCCAGGCGGTGAACTGTATAGCCCAGGCCGACAAGCCCTGCGGGGTCTGCGAGGGCTGCCGTTTGGTGCGCGAGGGCAACCACCCGGACGTGCTCGAGATCGACGCAGCCTCCAACAACTCCGTCGAGGACGTGCGCGAGTTGCGCGAACGCATCCTGCTAGCCCCCCTCTTGGGCAGCCGCAAAGTGGTGATCCTTGACGAGGCCCACATGATGTCCAAGAGCGCCTTCAACGCACTCTTAAAGACGCTCGAGGAGCCCCCCGAACACGTCATCTTCATCTTCGCCACCACCGAGCCCGAACGGATGCCCCCTACCATCCTCTCGAGAACACAGCACTTCCGCTTCAGGCGATTGTCCGAGGCCGAGATCGTGCAAAAGCTCTCGCGCATCCTCAAAACCATGGATCGCGAGGCCGAGCCCGCCGCCTTGCAGCTGGTGGCCCGGATAGCCGATGGAGCCATGCGCGACGCGGAGAGTCTGCTGGACCGGCTGCTCGCGCTCGAGGTCCCCATCACCCTAGCCCAGACCGAAGCCGCCCTGGGCCTACCCCCCCAGGAGGCCTTGTGGGGGCTAGCCGAGGCTCTCGAGCAGGGGCAGATTCGCCAGGCTCTATCCGACGCGCAAAACCTCTACACCCAAGGTTTCGCTGCACGGACACTGGCTCAGGGGCTATTGGAAGCCTTCCGGGCCGGGCTCTACGCCAAGATGGGGCTGGGCACCGGGCCGCGCCTGGAGTCCTCCGAGGAAAAACTGGTAGCGGCCATGACCGCCCTGGATGAGAGCCTCGAGCGCCTCCTCAAGCGCTCGGATGCGCTGGCGCTGGAGTTAGCGGTGCTTACGGCGTTCCAGGCTTTGCACGCCCAAGCCCCTGGGGTCGCGGAGACTTCGTCAACGAGCACCCAGCCCGTCACACCGAACAAATCCAGCCTCCCGGACTTCAACCCGGTGGGACGCGGGGCGCCGGACACGGGGCGCAAGCCTCCAGAAACACTGCCCGCATCCTCAACGCACCCTCCAGAGCCCGTACCTTCCCCGCAGATGGCTATAAACTTGGCCCAAGCCTGGCGCAACGTGCTAGGGGCCCTCAAGATCAATCAGCGGGCCTTTTTCCGCGAGGCCCTGCCGCACCTCGAGGGCCAGAAGCTGGTGCTGGTATTTCCCGAGAAGGCCAGCTTCCACTACCAAAGCGCCCAGAAAAGCCTCGAAGCCATCCAGACCGCGGTGCGCGAGGTGATGGGCGACCTCGAGGTAAGCCTGGTGCTGCAAGGGGAGAAAAAAAAAAGTTGA
- a CDS encoding prepilin peptidase has protein sequence MLLSQSETLSLAIPLAIFAFVFGAIIGSFLNVVIYRIPAGRSIVRPPSSCPRCGHRLRPLELIPILSWVLQQGRCNHCGQPISARYPAIEALTGALFAVAAALRPEFPALLFIWAFIAILIALSFIDIDTYEVPDVLSYGGLALGLLAAPFIFPGGFSPALDAALMAAGLLALINGYGVLVVTRGRGNKPEGPVGLQTLYFAATVGAWLGPAAGLVAGFLNWGLNARSTRVWAAPEALTLGLALLGPLVAWLVPGWPLSAQEALRGLLIAGGGIALAGGLYWAFRSMPEEDEEEVVVLGFGDVKLAGMLGAWVGFWPFVVGMFVAVVVGAVIGLALRERKVPFVPYLALGGVVALFFGQQIINWYISYLGIG, from the coding sequence GTGCTGCTTTCGCAAAGCGAGACCCTATCCCTTGCCATCCCCCTGGCGATTTTTGCGTTTGTTTTCGGGGCCATCATCGGCTCGTTTTTAAACGTGGTGATCTACCGCATCCCGGCGGGGAGATCTATTGTTCGTCCGCCCTCGAGCTGCCCCCGTTGCGGCCACCGGCTTAGGCCCTTAGAGCTCATCCCCATCCTCTCTTGGGTCCTCCAACAGGGGCGCTGCAACCACTGCGGCCAGCCGATCTCGGCGCGCTACCCGGCCATCGAGGCCCTGACCGGCGCGCTCTTCGCGGTGGCTGCGGCTTTGCGCCCGGAGTTCCCTGCCCTCCTTTTCATCTGGGCTTTTATCGCCATCCTGATCGCTTTATCCTTCATAGATATCGATACCTACGAGGTTCCGGACGTGCTGAGCTACGGCGGGCTGGCCCTGGGCCTCTTGGCCGCACCCTTCATCTTCCCCGGCGGCTTTTCTCCTGCCCTCGACGCCGCGCTGATGGCCGCCGGATTGCTGGCCCTCATCAATGGGTACGGGGTGCTGGTGGTGACGCGGGGCCGGGGCAATAAACCCGAAGGCCCGGTGGGGTTGCAAACCCTGTACTTCGCGGCGACGGTGGGGGCTTGGCTGGGGCCTGCCGCCGGGCTCGTGGCGGGGTTCCTCAACTGGGGTCTGAATGCCCGCAGCACCCGGGTCTGGGCAGCCCCCGAGGCCCTGACGTTGGGGCTAGCCCTGCTAGGGCCGCTGGTGGCCTGGCTGGTTCCCGGCTGGCCGCTAAGCGCGCAAGAGGCTTTGCGCGGCCTCCTCATCGCCGGAGGCGGGATCGCCCTGGCAGGCGGGCTTTACTGGGCCTTCCGGTCTATGCCTGAAGAGGACGAGGAAGAAGTGGTGGTGCTGGGCTTTGGCGACGTAAAGCTCGCCGGGATGCTGGGGGCCTGGGTGGGGTTTTGGCCTTTTGTGGTGGGGATGTTCGTAGCGGTGGTGGTGGGGGCGGTGATCGGGCTGGCCTTGCGCGAGCGCAAGGTTCCCTTCGTACCCTATCTGGCCTTAGGCGGAGTGGTCGCGCTCTTTTTCGGGCAACAAATCATCAACTGGTACATTAGCTATCTGGGAATCGGCTGA
- the clpS gene encoding ATP-dependent Clp protease adapter ClpS produces the protein MSNPAGDTKTKTQSRTRTPPQYKVLLLNDDYTPMDFVVEVLMRFFRKSELEATRIMLQVHHEGVGVCGVYPFEIAETKVHQVMEAAAEEGHPLQCIMEPE, from the coding sequence GTGAGCAACCCGGCGGGCGACACCAAGACCAAAACCCAATCCCGCACCCGTACCCCCCCGCAGTACAAGGTGCTGCTGCTGAACGACGACTACACCCCGATGGACTTCGTGGTCGAGGTATTGATGCGGTTTTTCAGAAAAAGCGAACTCGAGGCCACCCGCATCATGCTCCAGGTGCACCACGAGGGGGTGGGGGTCTGCGGGGTCTATCCTTTCGAGATCGCCGAGACCAAAGTCCACCAGGTGATGGAAGCCGCAGCGGAAGAGGGGCACCCCCTGCAGTGCATCATGGAGCCCGAGTAG
- a CDS encoding nitroreductase family protein: MRDLFELYQHRASVRKFKPEPLREGDLEKLLFAAQRAPTDATAQMYTILRITDRSLRQEIARLANNDEHVQTAAEFFLILADVHRLQRLVEHRGGRWGHWPRTAAHFSTVDAVLAGSALATMAESLGYGICWIGGVLNGIQEISELCRLPEGVFPVAGLCVGVPEVIPAPRPRLPRELVVHENTYREPEPAELDRAFEAMRPITRSGDWYKVLERYFTSGGTMEEREGRYQRLVARHGFDPDLPAEGLKRLEPHGIHAGSLGELIERALAEGYRSVLFRRGVVWLEREAEAFRGEGKPGEAIIRAFLDAMSPKEPR; encoded by the coding sequence GTGAGGGATCTGTTCGAACTCTACCAGCACCGGGCTAGCGTGCGAAAATTCAAACCGGAGCCTTTGCGCGAGGGGGACCTCGAAAAACTCCTTTTCGCCGCCCAGCGGGCCCCCACCGACGCCACGGCGCAAATGTACACCATCCTGCGGATCACCGACCGCAGCTTAAGACAAGAGATCGCCCGTCTGGCTAACAATGACGAACACGTACAAACCGCTGCCGAGTTCTTCTTGATCCTGGCCGACGTGCACCGGCTACAAAGGCTCGTCGAGCACCGGGGGGGCCGTTGGGGACACTGGCCGCGTACAGCGGCACATTTTAGTACTGTGGATGCGGTATTGGCGGGGAGCGCCCTGGCAACCATGGCCGAGAGCCTGGGGTATGGCATCTGCTGGATCGGCGGGGTGCTCAATGGAATTCAAGAGATCAGCGAGCTTTGCCGACTGCCCGAGGGGGTATTTCCGGTTGCAGGGCTTTGCGTGGGGGTTCCCGAGGTGATCCCGGCCCCCCGCCCGCGCTTGCCGCGGGAACTGGTAGTCCACGAGAATACCTACCGCGAACCAGAGCCTGCCGAGCTAGACCGGGCTTTCGAGGCGATGCGACCGATCACCCGCAGCGGCGACTGGTACAAGGTTCTGGAGCGCTATTTCACCTCGGGCGGAACGATGGAAGAGCGGGAGGGCCGCTACCAACGCCTGGTCGCCCGGCACGGCTTCGACCCCGATCTACCGGCAGAGGGGTTGAAAAGGCTAGAACCACATGGTATCCACGCCGGTTCGCTGGGCGAGCTGATTGAGCGGGCTTTGGCCGAGGGATATCGCTCGGTCTTGTTTCGCCGGGGGGTGGTTTGGCTCGAGCGGGAAGCCGAGGCCTTTCGGGGTGAGGGAAAGCCGGGAGAGGCCATCATCCGGGCCTTCCTGGACGCCATGTCGCCTAAAGAACCCCGGTAA
- a CDS encoding M16 family metallopeptidase, producing MRRLVAAMLLLVGMALGQAALNQPLPVAEDVIIGKLPNGLTYYVRKNSEPKDRAELRLVVNAGSNQEDDDQKGLAHFLEHMLFKGTERFPGLEIINFLEKIGMRFGPDINAFTSFDETGYILKIPTTDPAVVQKAFDVLQDWAQSATLADADVKAESGVIVEEERTRERTASGRINKQLIELLASGSRYAARRPIGDMNIVRANPTEAIRRFYRDWYRPDLMAVVAVGDFDPKVVEGIIQKNFAGLKNPANPRPRQSYTIPAQSADTYKVLSDPEFPATQVSLYGLKPSAPERTLGDVKNRIRGELFAAMMATRLDDLASGPNPPFVQAEAGRSGFVRTHDIEELSAQAREGQEAVALEALVTELRRARLGFTQAELERAKVQLLARYQKNFNERNKRNSSDLADAYVEVFLSGAVPTSDQTDYELAQRFIGELTLNDVNTYAQAFLAGPKYVLAIRPEKAGLAPLSEADLQKIVAQAEAKPVQAYQEAATNAALLEKIPAPASITKENKQPTYTELVLANGARVLYKKTDFKADEVLFRAYSPGGASLYSDEDYPEARILPAVVDQSGLGSLERNQLTRVLAGKQVAVTPFINEREEGMQGNSTAKDLETLFQLLYLYFTQPRADQAIFEKEKQSRLEAAQNRALNPISALQDVLDEYRLPGTIRGRAFSIEALQKLDRERGLAIYKERFSNAANFTFVFVGSFDEEKLKDFAQKYLGTLPSKNTKDTWKNVFPKVNYTKTEKNVYRGKDERGYAVVYYATPLEFSLKNSVVASALRNLLDIRTTEELREKLGGIYSAGVNINLVRDPYPEASALIQFSCDPKKAEELLGALFKVIEEVKTQGASEVNLGKVREQLKRAREEALRTNSFWLARLVNFAQYPDLDPNDTQSYFSTVDSLTSQDLQQMAQTLFKDNYLKGVLYPEAMKP from the coding sequence ATGCGGCGACTTGTGGCGGCGATGCTCCTGCTGGTAGGGATGGCTTTGGGACAAGCGGCCCTCAACCAGCCCCTGCCGGTGGCGGAGGACGTAATCATCGGGAAGCTTCCCAATGGTCTTACCTACTACGTGCGGAAAAACAGCGAACCCAAGGACCGGGCCGAGCTGCGGCTGGTGGTAAACGCCGGTTCCAACCAGGAGGACGACGACCAAAAGGGGCTGGCCCACTTCCTCGAGCACATGCTCTTCAAGGGCACTGAGCGTTTCCCTGGGCTCGAGATCATCAATTTCCTGGAAAAGATCGGGATGCGCTTCGGGCCGGACATCAACGCATTCACCAGCTTCGACGAGACCGGTTACATCCTGAAGATTCCCACTACCGACCCGGCGGTGGTACAGAAAGCCTTCGACGTGCTGCAAGACTGGGCGCAGTCCGCCACCCTTGCGGATGCCGATGTCAAGGCCGAGTCCGGGGTAATCGTGGAGGAGGAGCGCACCCGCGAGCGCACCGCCAGCGGGCGGATCAACAAGCAGCTCATCGAATTGTTGGCCTCCGGCTCGCGCTACGCGGCGCGCCGACCCATCGGGGACATGAACATCGTGCGGGCCAACCCCACCGAGGCCATCCGGCGCTTTTACCGAGACTGGTACCGCCCCGACCTGATGGCGGTGGTGGCGGTGGGCGACTTTGACCCCAAGGTGGTGGAGGGGATCATCCAGAAGAATTTTGCTGGGCTCAAGAACCCAGCTAACCCCCGTCCGCGGCAAAGCTACACCATCCCTGCGCAATCCGCCGACACCTACAAAGTCTTGAGTGATCCGGAGTTCCCCGCGACCCAGGTAAGCCTCTACGGGCTCAAACCCTCTGCCCCAGAGCGCACCTTGGGCGACGTGAAAAACCGTATCCGCGGTGAACTTTTCGCGGCCATGATGGCAACCCGTCTGGACGACCTGGCGAGCGGCCCCAATCCGCCCTTTGTGCAGGCCGAGGCCGGGAGGAGTGGCTTTGTGCGCACCCACGACATAGAGGAGCTGAGCGCCCAGGCCCGCGAGGGCCAGGAAGCGGTAGCCCTCGAGGCTTTGGTCACCGAGCTGCGCCGGGCCCGGCTGGGCTTTACACAGGCGGAACTCGAGCGGGCCAAGGTCCAGCTGCTGGCCCGTTATCAGAAGAACTTCAATGAGCGCAACAAGCGCAACAGCAGCGACCTAGCCGATGCCTATGTGGAGGTCTTCCTAAGCGGGGCGGTACCCACCTCGGACCAGACTGACTATGAGCTGGCCCAGCGCTTTATCGGCGAGCTGACCCTGAACGACGTGAACACCTACGCCCAAGCTTTCTTGGCCGGACCCAAGTACGTGCTGGCGATCCGCCCGGAGAAAGCCGGGCTGGCCCCCTTGAGCGAAGCCGACCTGCAAAAGATCGTGGCCCAGGCCGAGGCCAAGCCGGTACAGGCGTACCAGGAGGCGGCTACCAATGCGGCACTTTTGGAAAAAATCCCCGCACCAGCCTCTATCACCAAGGAGAACAAACAACCCACCTACACCGAACTAGTACTGGCCAACGGGGCCCGGGTGCTCTACAAGAAGACCGACTTCAAGGCCGACGAGGTGCTCTTTAGGGCCTATAGCCCCGGCGGGGCCTCGCTCTACTCGGATGAGGACTACCCCGAAGCCCGTATCCTGCCAGCGGTGGTAGACCAGAGCGGGCTGGGCTCCCTCGAGCGCAACCAGCTCACCCGGGTGCTGGCCGGGAAGCAGGTGGCGGTCACGCCCTTCATCAACGAGCGCGAGGAAGGGATGCAGGGGAACTCTACCGCGAAAGACCTCGAGACCCTCTTCCAACTGCTCTACCTCTACTTCACCCAGCCCCGAGCCGACCAGGCTATCTTCGAGAAGGAGAAACAAAGCCGCCTCGAGGCCGCGCAAAACCGCGCCTTGAACCCTATAAGCGCTCTCCAGGACGTGCTGGACGAGTACCGCTTGCCCGGCACCATCCGGGGCCGCGCCTTTAGCATCGAAGCCCTGCAAAAGCTCGACCGCGAGCGGGGCCTGGCCATCTACAAGGAGCGCTTTTCCAACGCCGCCAACTTCACTTTTGTGTTCGTGGGCAGCTTCGACGAGGAAAAGCTCAAGGACTTCGCCCAGAAGTACCTGGGAACCCTGCCCTCCAAGAACACTAAGGACACTTGGAAGAACGTCTTCCCCAAGGTGAACTACACCAAGACCGAGAAAAACGTCTATCGCGGCAAGGACGAGCGTGGCTACGCGGTGGTGTACTACGCTACGCCCCTCGAGTTCAGCCTCAAGAACAGCGTGGTGGCCTCGGCCCTGCGGAACCTGCTGGACATTCGCACCACCGAGGAACTGCGCGAGAAGCTGGGCGGCATTTATAGCGCGGGGGTGAACATCAACCTGGTTCGGGATCCCTACCCCGAGGCCAGCGCCCTGATCCAATTTAGCTGTGACCCCAAGAAGGCCGAGGAACTGCTGGGGGCCTTGTTCAAGGTGATCGAAGAGGTCAAGACCCAGGGGGCCAGCGAGGTGAACTTGGGCAAGGTGCGCGAACAGCTCAAACGCGCCCGTGAGGAAGCCCTGCGTACCAACAGCTTCTGGCTAGCCCGGTTGGTCAATTTCGCCCAGTACCCCGACCTCGACCCGAACGACACCCAGAGCTACTTCAGCACCGTGGACAGCCTCACCTCGCAGGACTTGCAGCAGATGGCCCAGACCCTCTTCAAGGACAACTACTTGAAGGGGGTGCTGTACCCGGAGGCGATGAAGCCGTAA
- a CDS encoding nucleoside triphosphate pyrophosphohydrolase family protein, which translates to MKVASLNDYQRESRKTWQLVHTDHPITYPTLGLVNEAGELAGKVKKIFRDKSGQISPEDREALKGELGDVLWYLAQIATELDLTLEEVASANLEKLFSRLERGKIQGEGDYR; encoded by the coding sequence ATGAAGGTCGCGAGCTTGAACGATTATCAGCGCGAATCGCGCAAAACCTGGCAGCTCGTCCATACCGATCACCCCATCACCTACCCCACCTTGGGCCTGGTGAACGAGGCCGGGGAGTTGGCGGGGAAGGTCAAGAAGATTTTCCGCGACAAGAGCGGGCAGATTTCCCCGGAGGACCGCGAAGCGCTCAAGGGCGAGCTGGGCGACGTGCTGTGGTATCTAGCGCAGATCGCTACCGAGCTGGATTTGACCCTGGAGGAGGTCGCCAGCGCTAACCTCGAGAAGCTTTTTAGTCGGCTCGAGCGCGGAAAAATCCAGGGCGAAGGCGATTACCGCTAA